ACCAGGACGCGGTGCCGGCCGGGGCCGACTTCGTCCGGGCGAGCATCACCGAAGCCGATCCGGTGCTGGCCGCCGGGCGCTTCGACGCGGTGCTGCACTTCGCGGCCAAGTCGCTGGTGCCCGAGTCGGTGACCGCCCCGCAGCTGTACTGGCAGAACAACACCGTCGGCAGCCTGGCGCTGCTGGAGTCGATGCGCCGGCACGACCTCCGCACGATCGTGTTCTCCTCCACCGCCGCCACCTACGGCGAGCCGGAGACCGTGCCGATCCTGGAGTCATCCCCCACCCGGCCGACCAACCCCTACGGCGCCAGCAAGCTCGCGGTCGACCACATGCTGACCGGCTACGCGCGGGCGCACGGTTTCTCCGCGGTCAGCCTGCGCTACTTCAACGTCGCCGGCGCCCGGATCACCCCGGAGGGCTCGCTCGGTGAGCGCCATGCCACCGAGACCCACCTGATCCCGATCGCGCTGCAGGTCGCGGCCGGCAAGCGTCCGGTGCTGCAGGTCAACGGGGTGAACTACCCGACCCCGGACGGCTCCTGCATCCGCGACTACATCCACGTCCTGGACCTCGCCGACGCCCACCTGCGGGCGCTGGACGCGGCCAGCCACCAGCCGGACGGCGACGGCGGCGAGGGCAGCCACCTGATCTGCAACCTCGGCTCGGGCTCTGGCTCCTCGGTGCGCGAGGTCATCGAGTCGGTGCGGCGGATCACCGGCCGGCCGACGCCGGCCCAGGACGCGGCCAACCGACCCGGGGACCCGGCGGTGCTGATCGCCTCCAACGACAAGGCCGGGGCCGTGCTGGGCTGGCGTCCGACCCGGGACCTGGACCGGATGGTCTCCGACGCCTGGGACTTCTATCAGCAGCAGCTGTCCCGGAGCACCGATCCGACAGGTGGTGGCGATGTCTAGCACGTCCGAACCGGCTGGCACGCCCGAACCGGCTGAAGCCGAGCCGGTCGAGTGCACCTGGCGCGCCCCGGGCCGGGTCAACCTGATCGGTGAGCACACCGATTACAACGACGGCTTCTGCCTGCCGATGGCGATCCCCCACGGCTGCACCGCCACGGTGTCCCCGCTGGCCGAACCGGTGCTCGAGGTCGTCTCGGTCCAGCGCGAGGGCCCGGTGGAGATCGCGCTGGATGAGCTGGCGCCGGGAGCGCTGAGCGATGATGACGAGTGGGCCGGCTACGTGGCGGGGGTGGCCTGGGCGCTGCGCGAGCGCGGTCACGAGTTTGCGGGGTTGTCGATCACGGTGGACAGCGACGTCCCGGTCGGGGCGGGGCTGTCCTCCTCGGCGGCGCTGGGGTGCTCGGTCGCCGCGGCGCTCAACGACCACCTGGGCCTGGGACTGGACCGGCCCGAGCTGGTCTCGGTGGCCCGGCAGGCCGAGAACGACTTCGTCGGGGCCCCGACCGGCGGCATGGACCAGCTGGCCTCGATCTTCGGCGAGCGGAACCGGGTGCTGCTGTGTGACATGCGGACCCTCGACGTCGAGCCGGTTCCCTTCGATCTCGAGGCGGCCGGGCTCACCCTGCTGGTGATCGACACCAAGGCGCCGCACCAGCTCACCGACGGCCTCTACGGCGAGCGCCGCGACGCCTGCGAGCAGGCCGCCCGGCTGCTCGGCGTGCCGGCGCTGCGCGACCTCGGCCTGGAGGAGCTCAGCGACGCGATGGACCGGCTGCCGGATGAGACGCTGCGCAAGCGAGCCCGGCACGTGATCACCGAGAACGACCGGACGCTGGCCTGCGCCGACCTGCTGCGGACCGGCCAGCTACGCCAGATCGGGCCGTTGCTGACCGCCTCGCACGCCAGCATGCGCGACGACTTCGAGATCACCGTGCCCGAGGTGGACCTGGC
This genomic stretch from Jatrophihabitans sp. harbors:
- the galE gene encoding UDP-glucose 4-epimerase GalE; its protein translation is MRVLVTGGAGYIGSVVTAELLGAGHSVTVLDDLSTGHQDAVPAGADFVRASITEADPVLAAGRFDAVLHFAAKSLVPESVTAPQLYWQNNTVGSLALLESMRRHDLRTIVFSSTAATYGEPETVPILESSPTRPTNPYGASKLAVDHMLTGYARAHGFSAVSLRYFNVAGARITPEGSLGERHATETHLIPIALQVAAGKRPVLQVNGVNYPTPDGSCIRDYIHVLDLADAHLRALDAASHQPDGDGGEGSHLICNLGSGSGSSVREVIESVRRITGRPTPAQDAANRPGDPAVLIASNDKAGAVLGWRPTRDLDRMVSDAWDFYQQQLSRSTDPTGGGDV
- the galK gene encoding galactokinase, with translation MSSTSEPAGTPEPAEAEPVECTWRAPGRVNLIGEHTDYNDGFCLPMAIPHGCTATVSPLAEPVLEVVSVQREGPVEIALDELAPGALSDDDEWAGYVAGVAWALRERGHEFAGLSITVDSDVPVGAGLSSSAALGCSVAAALNDHLGLGLDRPELVSVARQAENDFVGAPTGGMDQLASIFGERNRVLLCDMRTLDVEPVPFDLEAAGLTLLVIDTKAPHQLTDGLYGERRDACEQAARLLGVPALRDLGLEELSDAMDRLPDETLRKRARHVITENDRTLACADLLRTGQLRQIGPLLTASHASMRDDFEITVPEVDLAVEVLLAFGAFGARMTGGGFGGCVIGLMEPAQARAAALAVVAAYAGRDYVEPVSFTVTAVDGAHRLD